A genomic region of Novipirellula aureliae contains the following coding sequences:
- a CDS encoding FAD-dependent oxidoreductase: MTETHNDSVPTRREFLALSGVATGLAALGLAGWGENKIELDADTVGNMNDATDVLVIGGGMAGLFAAVKAHDAGANTMIVSKGRLGSSGLTPFAKGFFVFDPENESGSIDDFVADVSRSALGTNNPVYTRQLAEHSLDRARELRDWGYFDQTLANRSFMYPVVEREIPLLERVVITHLLKEDGRIAGAAGFRLDADEIITVRAKAVILCTGAGGFKPSGFPVCDLTHDGTVMAYEIGAKVTGKEWNDGHATRSVHPAACYDSWGDMFDRVPSTNGVEIHHDLGVDINYRAYVKGNPVEVGPGAPQPTDEIAGGPYVPEEFKHRGPSPGGPSPGASSPGASSPGGPSGRGGGRPDGPPPGRGGAPGGPPPGFAGGSNVGGASAGMAIHKSEGLVPVDDRCASNIPGLYAAGDALGSHMVGGIYTQIGSSLAGSAVQGAIAGEAAAEYSRSTVAPAISDQRIAAITDEILAPLRREAGYGPAWVTQTLQGVMIPNFVLYIKKASMMQAALAYIEELRDHHAPMLRAANLHELRLAFETRNMIVTAEMKLRASLMRTESRCSHYRLDYPDLDDKNWRAWINIFKAEDGTMQLEKQPFDAWETLRGGQETLRGGQT; the protein is encoded by the coding sequence ATGACTGAAACGCACAACGATTCCGTCCCAACCCGCCGCGAGTTCCTTGCACTGTCGGGCGTAGCAACGGGATTAGCCGCGCTCGGACTCGCTGGTTGGGGCGAGAATAAGATCGAGCTTGATGCCGACACCGTAGGCAACATGAACGATGCCACCGACGTTTTGGTGATCGGCGGCGGGATGGCAGGACTCTTTGCTGCGGTGAAGGCCCACGATGCGGGAGCTAACACGATGATCGTGTCGAAAGGTCGGCTCGGATCGTCCGGCCTGACGCCCTTTGCCAAAGGATTCTTTGTCTTTGATCCTGAGAACGAATCCGGGTCGATCGACGATTTCGTCGCCGATGTTTCGCGATCGGCACTTGGCACCAACAATCCCGTCTACACGCGTCAACTGGCGGAGCATTCGCTGGATCGCGCACGCGAGTTGCGAGACTGGGGCTACTTCGATCAGACTTTGGCAAACCGTTCCTTCATGTACCCGGTCGTCGAGCGAGAGATCCCGCTCCTGGAACGAGTCGTCATCACACATCTTCTCAAAGAGGACGGACGGATTGCAGGCGCCGCTGGGTTCCGGCTCGATGCGGACGAGATCATTACCGTTCGAGCGAAGGCGGTGATTCTGTGTACCGGAGCAGGCGGCTTCAAACCCAGCGGTTTTCCTGTCTGCGATCTGACGCATGACGGCACGGTGATGGCTTACGAGATCGGGGCCAAGGTTACCGGCAAGGAATGGAACGATGGCCACGCCACTCGCAGTGTTCACCCGGCCGCCTGCTACGACAGTTGGGGCGACATGTTCGATCGAGTGCCTTCAACCAACGGCGTTGAGATACATCACGATCTAGGGGTCGATATTAACTACCGCGCCTACGTGAAAGGGAACCCAGTCGAAGTGGGACCAGGAGCACCGCAGCCGACCGACGAGATCGCTGGAGGGCCGTACGTGCCCGAAGAATTCAAACACCGAGGCCCATCACCGGGAGGCCCATCACCGGGGGCCTCATCACCGGGGGCCTCATCACCGGGAGGCCCATCCGGACGAGGGGGTGGCCGTCCCGATGGTCCTCCGCCAGGACGAGGGGGCGCACCCGGTGGCCCGCCGCCCGGATTTGCTGGCGGTTCAAACGTTGGGGGGGCTTCGGCGGGCATGGCGATCCACAAGTCGGAAGGGCTTGTACCCGTGGACGACCGCTGCGCCTCCAACATTCCAGGGCTCTACGCCGCAGGGGATGCCCTGGGCAGCCACATGGTTGGCGGAATCTATACCCAGATCGGTTCCTCACTTGCCGGGTCCGCGGTCCAAGGTGCCATCGCAGGCGAAGCGGCAGCTGAATACTCTCGATCGACCGTTGCCCCAGCGATTTCCGATCAACGGATCGCTGCGATAACCGATGAAATCCTCGCCCCGCTCCGACGCGAAGCCGGGTATGGCCCCGCTTGGGTGACGCAAACGCTGCAAGGGGTGATGATCCCAAACTTCGTGCTCTACATTAAGAAAGCATCGATGATGCAGGCGGCACTCGCCTACATCGAAGAATTGCGCGACCACCATGCTCCGATGCTACGTGCCGCCAACCTGCATGAGCTGCGACTTGCGTTCGAGACCCGCAACATGATTGTCACCGCCGAGATGAAACTACGCGCCTCACTAATGCGTACGGAGAGTCGGTGTAGTCACTACCGCCTGGACTATCCTGATCTAGATGACAAAAACTGGCGTGCCTGGATCAACATCTTCAAAGCCGAGGATGGAACCATGCAACTCGAAAAGCAGCCCTTCGATGCCTGGGAAACGCTTCGCGGGGGTCAGGAAACGCTTCGCGGGGGGCAAACTTGA